In Wenyingzhuangia fucanilytica, the following are encoded in one genomic region:
- a CDS encoding alkene reductase, whose translation MKKIDLFTPYKLNHLELSNRFLMAPMTRSRASQPGNIPNALMAEYYGQRASAGIIITEATQVSLQGQGYAKTPGIYTQEQIEGWKLITDEVHQKGSKIFLQLWHVGRVSSSKVNGLQPIGPSAKIAKDTNVYIFNGAPNGDATFVPVEEPKEMDANDIKQVIEEFRVGAKNAIAAGFDGVEIHGANGYLIDQFLRSNSNQRADEYGGSKENRVRLLEEITTAVVKEIGAEKTGVRLSPFISFKDMNDPEILETIMIATNNLNKLNIAYIHLCEADWDDAPKIPQDFRVNLRKNFKNTIIATGNKTPNEANELLESNLVDLIGFGRNFLTNPDYPKRVAKNAPLNPISDNHTLFGGGTERGYTDYNFL comes from the coding sequence ATGAAAAAAATAGACCTATTTACCCCGTATAAACTAAATCACCTAGAATTAAGTAATCGTTTTTTAATGGCTCCTATGACTCGATCTAGAGCAAGCCAACCAGGAAATATTCCCAATGCTTTAATGGCTGAATATTACGGTCAACGAGCAAGTGCTGGGATTATTATTACAGAAGCCACTCAAGTTTCCTTACAAGGTCAAGGTTACGCAAAAACTCCAGGAATTTATACTCAAGAACAAATTGAGGGTTGGAAATTAATAACCGATGAAGTTCATCAAAAGGGAAGTAAAATATTTTTACAGCTATGGCATGTTGGTAGAGTTAGTTCTTCTAAAGTAAACGGATTGCAACCCATAGGACCATCTGCTAAAATAGCCAAAGACACCAATGTTTATATTTTTAATGGTGCTCCAAACGGTGATGCTACTTTTGTTCCCGTAGAAGAACCCAAAGAAATGGATGCTAATGATATTAAACAAGTGATAGAAGAATTTAGAGTTGGTGCTAAAAATGCTATTGCTGCGGGTTTTGATGGCGTAGAAATCCACGGAGCTAACGGATATTTAATAGATCAGTTTTTACGTAGCAACAGTAATCAAAGAGCAGATGAATATGGAGGTTCTAAAGAAAACAGAGTTCGATTATTAGAAGAAATTACCACAGCGGTTGTAAAAGAAATTGGAGCTGAAAAGACAGGAGTAAGATTATCGCCATTTATTAGTTTTAAAGACATGAACGATCCTGAAATTTTAGAAACCATAATGATTGCCACAAATAATTTAAACAAGCTAAACATTGCTTATATACATTTATGTGAGGCCGATTGGGACGATGCTCCAAAAATTCCTCAAGATTTTAGAGTGAACTTGCGCAAAAACTTTAAAAACACCATTATAGCAACAGGGAATAAAACCCCTAATGAAGCCAATGAGTTATTAGAAAGCAATTTAGTAGATTTAATTGGTTTTGGTAGAAACTTTTTAACCAATCCTGATTATCCAAAAAGAGTAGCAAAAAATGCTCCTTTAAACCCTATTTCTGACAATCACACTTTATTTGGAGGAGGAACCGAAAGAGGTTACACCGATTATAATTTCCTATAG
- a CDS encoding acetyl-CoA carboxylase carboxyltransferase subunit alpha — translation MEYLDFELPIKELEEQLQKCAIIGEESEVDVTNTCKEIEDKIINLKKNIYENLTPWQRVQLSRHPNRPYTLDYIKALAGDTFMELHGDRTVKDDKAIVGGLGKIGDQSFMFIGQQKGINTKMRQYRNFGMANPEGYRKALRLMRMAEKFGIPVVTFVDTPGAYPGLEAEERGQGEAIARNIFEMCVLKTPIITIIIGEGASGGALGIGVGDRVLMMENSWYSVISPENCSTILWRSWEFKEKAAAALKLTSKDMSTLKLVDGVIPEPLGGAHSDRETTFNTVRETIVKLLGELQAKDVDNMVNERIEKYANMGVYEEK, via the coding sequence ATGGAATACTTGGATTTTGAATTACCAATTAAGGAATTAGAAGAACAGTTACAAAAATGTGCCATAATTGGTGAAGAGAGTGAAGTTGATGTGACCAATACTTGTAAAGAGATAGAGGATAAAATCATCAATCTTAAGAAAAATATATACGAAAATTTAACGCCTTGGCAGAGAGTTCAGTTGTCAAGACACCCAAACAGACCTTATACCCTTGATTATATAAAGGCACTAGCTGGGGATACTTTTATGGAGTTACATGGTGACAGAACTGTAAAAGATGATAAAGCTATTGTTGGTGGTTTAGGAAAAATAGGAGATCAAAGTTTTATGTTTATTGGTCAACAAAAAGGGATCAATACCAAAATGCGTCAGTACAGAAACTTTGGAATGGCAAACCCTGAAGGATACCGTAAAGCTTTACGTTTGATGCGTATGGCAGAAAAATTCGGAATTCCTGTAGTTACTTTTGTTGATACTCCTGGAGCATATCCTGGTTTAGAAGCAGAAGAGCGTGGTCAAGGAGAAGCAATTGCACGTAACATTTTTGAAATGTGTGTGTTAAAAACACCTATTATTACAATTATTATTGGTGAAGGAGCTTCTGGAGGTGCCTTAGGAATTGGAGTTGGAGATAGAGTATTAATGATGGAAAACTCATGGTATTCTGTAATCTCTCCAGAAAACTGTTCTACTATTTTATGGAGATCTTGGGAGTTTAAAGAAAAAGCAGCAGCTGCTTTAAAATTAACATCTAAAGATATGAGTACTTTAAAATTGGTAGATGGAGTAATTCCAGAGCCATTAGGAGGTGCACATTCTGATAGAGAAACTACTTTTAATACTGTTAGAGAAACGATTGTTAAGTTACTAGGAGAATTACAAGCTAAGGATGTAGACAATATGGTAAATGAACGTATTGAGAAATACGCTAACATGGGGGTTTACGAAGAGAAGTAA
- a CDS encoding tyrosine-protein phosphatase, translated as MGIFNNKINISELYPKGLVDIHSHLLPGIDDGAKTIEDSIGLVKRMQKQGINNFRITPHVLGGVWENSSELIKEKEAELKAALIENGFHDVNIHASAEYMLDDNFSQLLENDDLLPLKDKYILVEMSFFNPPFNLDDLLFQIQVKGYIPVLAHPERYNYYHDNIAQYEKLIEAGCLFQLNLLSLTEQYGKPTTKTAYTLLKKGMYTFVGTDTHHKRHIHLIKEIATKKNKKLLTPLFENNIETFSF; from the coding sequence ATGGGAATATTTAACAACAAAATAAACATTAGCGAACTCTACCCCAAAGGTTTAGTTGATATTCACTCACATTTGCTTCCAGGAATAGATGATGGAGCAAAAACTATTGAAGATTCCATAGGTCTTGTTAAAAGAATGCAAAAACAAGGAATTAACAATTTTAGAATTACCCCACATGTATTAGGTGGTGTTTGGGAAAATAGTTCTGAGCTTATTAAAGAAAAAGAAGCCGAACTAAAGGCTGCATTAATTGAAAATGGATTTCATGATGTTAATATTCATGCATCTGCTGAATACATGTTAGATGATAATTTTAGCCAATTATTAGAAAATGATGACTTATTACCTTTAAAAGACAAATACATTTTGGTTGAAATGTCTTTTTTTAATCCTCCTTTTAATTTAGATGATCTTTTATTTCAAATTCAAGTAAAAGGATATATTCCTGTTTTAGCACATCCTGAACGATATAATTATTATCATGATAATATTGCTCAGTATGAAAAGTTAATTGAAGCTGGATGTTTGTTTCAGTTAAACCTATTGTCTTTAACAGAGCAATATGGAAAACCTACAACCAAAACAGCCTATACACTATTAAAAAAAGGAATGTATACTTTTGTGGGTACAGATACGCATCATAAAAGACACATCCATTTAATAAAAGAGATTGCTACCAAAAAAAATAAAAAATTATTAACTCCTTTGTTTGAAAATAATATTGAAACATTTTCATTTTAA
- a CDS encoding pseudouridine synthase, producing the protein MSTNKNSSGRRQQGQGGKGKPSGSFKPNSKRFTKRPADATNEEGAKSFAKKKPFNKTKPTGNAPKNRVVTVASKQTGIRLNKYISNAGICSRRDADTYIETGSATVNGKVITEMGYRVQPTDEVRFDNVLINPETKRYVLLNKPKNYITTMEDERGRKTVMDLVSKACKERIYPVGRLDRDTTGLLLFTNDGELAKKLTHPKHNKRKLYHATLDHKVSLKDLQSISEGPIIDDKKVFVDDVAYVQGQSKNEVGIEIHSGRNRIVRKIFAHFGYKVVKLDRVIFAGLTKKDLPRGHYRHLTEQEVINLNNA; encoded by the coding sequence ATGAGTACAAATAAAAACTCGTCGGGAAGACGACAACAAGGTCAAGGAGGTAAAGGAAAACCTTCTGGAAGTTTTAAACCAAATAGTAAGCGTTTTACTAAACGACCTGCAGACGCTACTAATGAAGAAGGAGCAAAGTCCTTTGCTAAAAAGAAACCTTTTAACAAGACAAAACCAACAGGTAATGCTCCTAAAAATAGAGTTGTTACTGTTGCTTCAAAACAAACAGGAATCCGTTTAAATAAATATATTTCTAATGCAGGAATTTGTTCTCGTAGAGATGCAGATACCTATATAGAAACTGGTAGTGCTACTGTAAATGGTAAAGTTATTACCGAAATGGGATACAGAGTACAACCTACTGATGAAGTACGTTTTGACAATGTATTAATCAATCCAGAAACAAAGAGATATGTTTTATTAAACAAACCAAAGAATTACATTACTACCATGGAAGATGAAAGAGGTAGAAAAACTGTAATGGATTTGGTTTCTAAAGCTTGTAAAGAACGTATTTATCCAGTTGGTAGATTAGATAGAGATACTACAGGATTGTTGTTGTTTACCAATGATGGAGAGTTGGCTAAAAAATTAACTCATCCAAAACACAACAAGCGTAAATTGTATCATGCTACTTTAGATCATAAAGTATCTTTAAAAGATTTACAATCTATTTCAGAAGGTCCAATCATTGACGATAAAAAAGTTTTTGTTGATGATGTAGCCTATGTTCAAGGTCAGTCTAAAAATGAAGTGGGAATAGAAATTCACTCTGGTCGTAACCGTATTGTGCGTAAAATATTTGCACACTTTGGATATAAAGTAGTAAAACTAGATCGTGTAATTTTTGCAGGATTAACCAAAAAAGATTTACCAAGAGGTCATTATAGACATTTAACAGAACAAGAAGTTATCAATCTTAATAATGCCTAA